From the Colletotrichum lupini chromosome 1, complete sequence genome, the window ATGGGAGTGGTATGCGCCTGTGGAGGCCGGGGGTGGTTCCCCACTACGTCGGCCAAGCCCGCGATATCATCCAGTCTTAGGTTGTCCCCAGACgcccctcttcttttttcccTTCCGGTGCGATATTCCACTTTTGACTTCTCCTTTCTTTCTTCTTGGTTCTTTGCTATACGCTCTGCTGCTCTGCAACCGGCCAAGGGAATAGGAAGCGTCTACCCACTTGTATCAACGTACGATTCCCCAGCCGTGGTGCGATGGGGGGATCTCTGGTATCCAGCAAAGATTAGATCGTTAGGTTGTTTAACCTATTCGGCGCCAGAATGCGGGGGGTAGCTGAGCTGCAGACAACCGACTACTAAAGAAAGCTCAGGGCGTACAGTGGCACAAGACCTGGCAGGATGAAGAAAACCAGAAGCTGGGACGCTATCTTACGTCAAGAGAGGCGAATTTGGAGTAAACGGGTCAGGGCAGCTAATTATCTCTCTGCCGTACCTCCAAGGCGACCTGACCCCTCACCTCAACCGGTTGGCTCTCCTGCATTTTGTTGGGAAACGTCGCAGACCTCATGATGGAggaggggaagggggggggggggggggggggggcgataTTCAACAACTCGTGCTCTCAGTTCCCGCAAAAAGGCACCTTTTCCCATCGCAACCTATCGGTAATGGTTTCATGGGGAAAGGCTTCCGTATGTCCGTCCGAGAAGCCCGGCTTCGGCTGCGGTCAACCTCGGGGACGAGCAATGCGATTCCGACTTAACATCGTCGTATGCCGTAGCACCCCCGCCGTGGCCCGGGAATGAGATTTCAACGGCCCTGCAGCTGATGTCTGTCAAGTCTGTCCGTACCTACGTTGTCGTGCTTGTGACACTTTGTCTGGGCTGCTTCGTTTTCTGACGCGCTGCGATGTGCACTTTGCAGCTCGTTCGGCGCTAGAACCTGCATCAGTGCTGAAGATGCCGTGGGATCATGATTACCTTAGTACCTTACCTAGCACTCCCGGGTGCCTACGTCAGAGCTGTGCTTACATGGTCTGAGGTCTAGAGCAGATCGCGTGCGGCTAACAGCCAGCTGGCGTTGCATTTAGACCAGGGTGGGGTCCCTTGGAGTTTAAGGCTGAGACGGTCCTAGTAGACGTTCCCCTTCTTAGTCGTCAATCGCTCACTTTTGAGGTCGTGATTCTCAATTGCGTTTGGTTCAAAGCCTCTTTGGGAGCTCTCACCTCAGATAGGGGATGAGGACCATGGGACTATTTGTGAAGACAATGTCGAAATAGAGCGGCAAAAGATTTGTTATTGAGTGTGTCATACTTGAGCGTAGGTCACTGCAGTACGTCAATGAGCATCTCATCCTGCCTTCTCTGCGTTAGTAGATATATGTGACAAAGGGAATTCGTTATATTCCAGTTGACATGAAGGCTGCATACGTTAAGCAGACAAGCTCATCAGGACAATCTAGAACAGTTTCAGACTGTAGTAGAAGAGCTCCTCTAACATGATGGAAGTCTACATGGAAAGGGGGGTACTTCGAATGGGAGAAAGACTACTCTCAAAGCCTCTTGCTACTTTAAAGCTTAGTAGAGATGGCAGTGGTTAAATGACCAAGAGCCCAAATCTACTTCTAAGTAAGATGGATCGATTATAATCGCAATCAAGCACTAAGAGAAAGGGCGAAAAAAATGGTAATGTAGTTGAGAGGCCCGCTTTGAACCTGCGCCCCCCACCATCGAGGTATTTCTTAGGATTTCTCCAAACCACCAGACCAAATGTGTGACTGGTGGCGGATGAGAGATTCTCAATGGACTGGATAGAAGAAGTCAAGGCAGGAACCGGGCAGGATGCTGTGGTGGTGTAGTAAGTTTCGCTTGGTCACGTGGAGTGAGGAGTTGAAAGGCTGAAGGGGTGGGATGGGCGACATCGTGGCTTTTGTATACGGCCTATGGGTGCCGTGGGAGTATTTGGGTCTGTATAGACCAAGCACCTTGGTGACGTGTGAGTTTGATGCCCAAAGGACGGTCAAGATCTTCTGCCTGAGGTAGGGGCCAAAGAGAATGAATATGGTCTCACAAGTGACGCGAGGACAAGGCTCATCAGCTCTTTATAGATTGGTTTCCGTTCAGTCACTTTCGATGTCAAAGAGGAGATTGGAACCGGAGTGACTGGGTAGAAAATAAAGCGCACCAAGCCCGAGGTAGATAAGACTGATCGACATCTTTTTACCACGGTCAGCTACATCTCAAATACCTACCGCTTGAAGGGGCTGAGAGCTGCCATCACTCAGACGAACTCACCAACACGCTTCTCATCCAAAGGAACCATCGTATCTCACAGTAGTTCCTTAAAGATAGAATATCTGGGTCACGTGCCAACAATCATTGACTGAAACTTGACGAATCCTCGGAGCCTCGAGGAGCCTGGCTGTGAAGATCACCGTGTAATACACAGGTTAGCTAGATAGCGACTACATGAGGACATGCTCCTTCTTCTCTACGGAATACACCATCATAAACACACTTTCAAACATAACGAGCCAAGTGAGATAATGGAGAGCCAGGCCCATAGATGTGAAAACCCTATACACACCGCCCGCGACCTTTGCATATCAAGCTCTCGTGTCATCGCACTGACACCACCCAAAAGCCGGCCGCATATGCATCTGTTCTTCTCGCATACCACTCTCATATCTCCCACTGCCCGTGCTCTGTCCAGCATGAACTTCCGTCTCGAAAGTTAAATACAAACAACACCAAAGATGCGAACAGTCTAACCTGCAACTACAGTTGGAGCGGTCTAGAACGGCGTTCGATCATCTTGGCACAAGGGGCGGTGCAAGCAACAGCTTCCCCTTCCGAGAGGAACAAAAAAGCTTAGGTTGGGATTGTCATGCGGCCCGCGCCTTCATCAGGTTCGAAAATGCTTATTTCCTTTTCTGGTACTGCCCTCGAGGTTCCTCTGCGAATatgcaaaaaaaaaaaaaaaaaaaaaaaaaaaaaagtcgctTCTCGTCCATTTACAACAGACCTGCCTCGGCCTGTCTTGGATTTCGTCAACGTTGGCAGTCACCTGCTGTCGTCCCGCTAGCTCGGGTCCTTTCCCCTCTCTTCTCTCCACCGAGCTTCGTGATATGACGATGAACGCATTGATCTACGCAAGGAAGTGGGTGCTGCCAACGGAAAAGGATCACCAAAATGCCTTTGTAAATGCCGGGTATGGGGGGACGGGGTACCCCTGCTTCAAATGCTTGAACGTCGTTTGACAACGAAGCAGGACCCGGATTTTTTGAGCTCAGCTCAGCTCAGCCTCCTTCTCCAAGTGTAGATGAGAACCTGTGGTGCTTTCAGTAAGCTAGTTCATCATGCGCAAAGCCGCGTCCTTGATTTTGAATTGGTAGGGTAGTCTTGATCGATTTGCATTGCTCTCGCGCGTTGTCTGTGGGGATATCATACTCTAAAGGTCTATCAAGCTGTCCTCCCCATTCTTAGCCATGTCGTCCTTGGCCCGCTGAATGACGTCGATCCAGTTGGGCGGCCTGCACCTCTCCTTCGCAAACAGCTCCTCGGCGTCGAGCCCGAATTCGAGCAGGCTATGCTCGTCCGTCCACTCGCCCATGCCCATGAGCCCGATGGGCACCTTGCCGACGGTGTCGCCCCCGGCCTCGCCCCCGGCCTCGCCACCGGCGCCGAGCTGGTCGTGCGGCACCACGTAGCCCGCTGGCATCGTGACGCCGGGGAGCCCGCAAAAGTTACCCATCCAGACGTACTCCATCGACCTGATGGTGCGATCGCCGTCGCTCACGCCGTGGGTGAGCTCGCCCTCGTGCATGATGGGCCATCCCGCACACGAGGTCGTGGGCGTGACGATGATCATGCCCGGGTACATGCGCCAGAGGTGGGCCAGGTGCTGCATGAGGAGGCCGCGGAGTTTCTGTGCGAGGAGGTAGTCCATGGCGGAGGTGACGCGCCCGATGGCGAGGAGGATGCGGTTCGCGGGCGTCAGGTTCTTGGTTTCCGGCAGGAGTGTCGCGCCGTCGGTGAGGACTGTCATGGCGTGGGCGAATTGGCCCTCGACGAGGAAGGGAATGTCGATGGGGACGGTGACGTAGCCGTGGTGAGTGACGAGCTTCGCGATCATGGTACGGCACATGCGCTGGATAGCCGGGTCTGCCTGTGCAAACCACGCCTCGGGGATACCAAGGACCTTTCCGCGCTTCTCGCTGGGTGACAGGATAAAGGGAGATGCCTGGATGAACTGAGAGTCGGGGTGCGGCGCGCCGATGGTCTCAAAGTAGGTCGCCAGAGACTCGATATCAGCGGCTATGGGGCCATTGACAGCGCAGCTGTTGCTGTGATTTGGGCATGGGTGAAAAGAGATGCGGCCGTGGGTTGGCTTCAGACCGTAGACGCCGCACATGGAAGAGGGAATGCGaatgctgccgccgccgtcgctaCCGAGGGCCACAGGAACTAGACCAGTCGCAACTGCATAACCAGCTCCCGATGAGCTCCCACCGGTGTAATAGCCACGGTTGTAGGGGTTTCGCGGTGTTCCGTAGATGGGATTGTTTCCAGTCGTATCTACACCAGGTTAGCTTGAGAGGCCCCAGGCGTTTGGAAACTAGAGGCTCACCAAGTCCAAATTCGTGCATCGACAGCTTTCCGAGCACGACAGCGCCGGCATCTTCCAGCTTCTTAACACACCAGCTGGTAATTGACTGGCCCGGCGCCGCTGGGGTCGTATAATCGTTCCTAGACCCAAGGCAAGTTCGGTATCCGTCGATTTCATATTCGTCTTTGACTGCCGTCGGCACACCGTCTAAAGGACCCAGAGACCGCCCCTCCTTATATCGCTTGGTAGATGCCTCGGCAGCGGCCAACACCTGTGAGACTTTGGTATCAAACCACGCGATGGAGTGCTCGCCGGGTGGGTTCGTATCGCGCCGAATCAAGGGGAGAATAGCGCGGGCCACAGCAAGCGGCGTGACTACACCTGAAAGGTACATCTCATGATAGTCGTTTACGGAGTAGTATTTCAAGGGGTGTGGTTTCGCCTTGACTGCGCTTTCACGGTGGAGAACCGCCGGGTCTTTGGCTTCGTCCGTTGGTAGTGGCAGGACGGTTGGGTCGTATCGAGGTTCAGCATCTTCAATATGCTTGCGTATCTTTCTCAGACTTCCAAAGCCCGCATTGCTCCAGATGAACGATCTGATAAACCATAGACATTCCATCCTGATGTGTGTGAGTGATTGCGAGGGAGAATAAGAGTAAGAGTTGCTGCGTCGAAGAACTTACGCCCAAGCCGCTATGACCAAGAGCCAACCTCTGAGAGGCGGATTGCTCTTCCTGACATTCTTGTATGGAATGGGCGGTCTAATTGCGTCAGTTACCGATCTGTTGTGACAAGTCCCAAGACCCCAAGTATGCTTATTGGAGGCGATATGCGCATCATGAACGAGACAACAAACTTCCACCACTCAGCTTTACAAAGCACAGAACAACTTACCCCGGGATCGGGAGAGGATAGTTGATAAACTTCTTGCGTGTTTCGGAACTCATAATGGAGCGGCTGTGGACGGTGTAGGCCGTTGCTTCGGAATCAGGTCCGTTTTCGGGTTCAGATCTCGGTATCAAGTCGACTTCAGGCCCAATGTCACGATGGGTAGAAGCCGTTGAGGGTGCCATTATTTGGCAGCGCAGGCGGATGAGGAGTCCGGGAACAAGCTTATATAGATTTGTGTCGAGTTTGTGTCGGAAACAAAAAGTAAGGTTGATGCGCTGGGGTGCAGAGGCGCCGGGACCTCCCTCGTATGGGAACACCGGGCACGACCATGCAACAGATTTGCGCCTAGGCCTTTCGAGCCCACGAACCACGCCGCAGTAGCCGGAGAGGCAAGGAAGTCTATCAAACAGGAGGCGTCGTTGGTGTATGGATCTCGAGGTTTCTCTTGCCACGGCAAAATGGCAGCAAGCCCCTCCCGCTCTTGATTGTCAGCAATGATGGGCAGACCGTATTCTTCTTGGGTCTCTGAAGCTCGCGCTGTCACGGTTTTCTTCGACGCGAGGCTGGGACGCCTTTTCTCTTCAATCCTAGCTATCGGGATGCTCGGTCGACCGATGTAGTTCATCCCTGCCTTTGACCATGCAACcctgccttgccttgccttggaCGAATGCGGACAAGGTGAGGTGAGTGCTTATACATGCGGTGCTAATGCAGGTGAGCTACCTTGGGCAAAGTTGACTGAAGTGTCGAGATGGAGCAGCGACATGACTGAGCTTTTTCTTATTTCGGTATTTGACTGACAATACACGGCGGAACCATCGTCCTGCCATGCCGTCTATACGGAGGTACACAGCTGATTGCATATCGGCAGGTTTTCATGCGGTAACGTGAGAGGCGCCTCAGTCAACAACGCAAGCCGTGAAACAAGGATGGAGCATCGCATCCCGCTTCCCACCTCCAAGTGCCAGAGTCGCCGAGTAATACATTAGCCGCTAGCTTGATTGACGCAGATATGGAGCATCCTGCTGTTCCGCGGAGTGCCGTTCCTGGTAGCTGATCAAGCCGGAGCCAACCGGACCCCGTTGACGCCTTTTAGTTGATGAGAGTTACAGCGATCCGGCTTCGGGAAGGGAACCGCTAGCTCGTGCTTATCCCAAAGACGGGCCACTGATGTCGTGCCACGGTTTGGAGGGGATGAAGTCATCTGTGGAGGTACGTATCGAGGATGTTCGCTGCACCGAATGTCCGAAGATGGTGGGGTACCCGGATGGTGGAATGTTTCTGCACCAGCCACATGACCCTATGCTTCGCTTCCGCTTTCCTCAGCCACGAGTCAGCCACATCTTCTTCCGCTGTGCACGTGTCTCTGATGACCTCAGCCGCAAAGCCACATCCCGATCGGAGTAGACAAGCAACGTCTTTTCAACGTGAGGCGCGGTCGATCCTAGCCCGGATGACAGACATGATCAGAGTCATTGATTTGCTTTTTGACAAGACTTGGACTAGGACATGCGCGCTTTAGACTGGCGGCCACATGATTCATCGAGCACTCGTTAGCATTTGAGCACCCTAGCGCCAAAGACTCTCCTTTACAGAAACCAACATCCACTACCACCACCAAAAAGCGCCCCGCCTGCGTCATCACCACCATTGCGTCGTCTGCTCGTTTGTTTGCTACGCGGCTACTCGCGCATTCGACTGTCGCTACGCAACTAATTTCGGTTCTTGCTTGCAACTACTGTTGCTTGTCTGATTCACTTGATCGGCTTGGCCTTCTGGTTGTTCTTACGACCAGAGACTTGGTAGCAAAATACCTTTTTGCAGCTTTCCCTTCCAGCATGACTAGTGAGCTTTGGACTATTTCACAACGATATCTCGAACCCTGAAGGTTCTCAACTTGATCAATGGCTACACCAACCCTAGATGACTTAGTGGTGAGCGACTCTTTACTCGATGGCACTTCTGCATTTTCCCTTGATATTTCATGAGAACATCACCATTTTTGAGAGAAGAAGAGGCGGCATGAAAACGCGTCACGAGCAGAAGCCATTTGAGGGGTTGAAGCCAAGGTGTATACTGATGACGTTCGTGTAGGCGGAATTTCCCCTACTAGATCCTACTGTCGTTATCGCAATCGCGAGCGAAATAGATCTTGAAGATGCGAGCCAGCTCACCGACGTTCGCGGGATGCTGCAGAGCATAGAGCAGAATGTGCTGGTCGAAGAAGCGAGCGGATTCAATGCCAGCGGTGTCCCGGACACCATCAGCTCCGGTGATGGGGGAGTCGATGCGCGAGACAGCTCCACGGTCTCGGAGGGGCTTCAGCCGAGGGACTCGGATTCCTCTGGAACCAGGCTGACGAGCCCGCCTCCATCTGAACCGGATTATGACGTCCCCCGTATAGCAACCTTTGACGGCGACTCGGATCAAGAGAAACTCTTGCAGCTGCAGGATATGTTCTCAGACCTGAAGCCGCATGATGTGAGCTTCGCGCTCAAGAAAGCCAAGGGCGACTTCCAAGCCGCCCTGGAGACCTTGTTGAACATTCAGTATCTTGAGTCCATCGGCGAGAGGCCAAAGGGCATCGATGGCTTCGCGGATTCGGGGCTGTCCCAAAAGGCGTCCGGGAAAAAGAAAGCCAAGGGGAAGAAACGAAAAGATCTTCGTACGGACCTGTCGTCCAGCTCAAGTAGCATCAATGAAACTTCGCCTGTCATTGATGAAAATGAACGTGAGTAAAGCGGAATGGCTACAGAAAGCATCAACTGACATTGCTCAGGAGTTGAGAAGATCCTGTTCATCGTGGAGAAGCTCGATCTGCCGTTCGATGAAGTCTCGGACGTCTTTGATGCGCGGAAAGGCTCAACAGAACTGACCATCATAGAGTTTCTCGATCGTTTTGTTAAGCAAGGTGTAGGTGCCTGGACTGGCGAAGACGAGCACCGGAAGCAGTACATTCAGGAACTCAAGAAGCAATTCCGACACATTCCCGAACAGTACTTGTCTCCCCTCGACGAAGTCACACGTAGCGACCATCAGTGGACAGAGGAGGTTGCTACGTTGCTGAATCGTTACTATGGCAAGTTGCCCGCCAAACGCCTGGACATCAACTACAAGCTAGCGCCTTTGACGACGGAAGAGCTGGAGGGCTCGTCCGATGGCTGGCAAAAGGTTGCCTCGCCAAAAACGTCACTCATGTTGCCCATTGGGCGGCCCCTGAACAGCCCAGTTCTCCTGAACAGCCCCTCGTCAGGACCCCGCACTTATCAGCAGGCCATGGACACAGCTGGCATGTACCGCGAGGCCAGCAGTCACTCTTATACGACTGCCGGCCAAGTGTACAAAAAGGGACATTTGTACAGGCAGGCAGCAGGATACTATGCAGATCGTGGACGCGAGGAGGCGCGCAGTTTCGCCAAGGCAAAGAGCGTCGCGGCCGATATACACGTTTCCAGCACTAGTTCAGGAAAGTCGATCGATCTCCACGGCGTTGAAGTTGCGGACGGCGTCCGAATCGCTCGTGAGCGCGTTTGGGACTGGTGGAATGGCCTCGGCGAGTACCGAGCAAGAAAGGCGGCCGAAGGCTTCACAATCGTTACAGGCCGTGGCCTCCATAGTGCCGGAGGTGTGTCGCGACTGAGACAGGGCGTTATTGCCGCCCTCGTCAACGACGGATGGAAAGTATCGATCGAAACTGGGAGCTATCGTGTGACGGGTCGTCGTTGATTCAGCTAGACTGACAGACGAGGTGGTGGTTGTTGTTGGAAGGAATGGCGCTTGCTTGCGTCAACTTGGCAAGTCTGGGCCCGGCTTCGAGAGCCTCGGATGCTTCCGAGCAGGCACCAGCATTAAGCAACTGTCCTGAAACCTGCATAGCCGTCGCCCGGTACTGCTGTGTTCAAAGTCTGAATGGTGGAGCATCGGCTTGACTGACAGCATATCTTGGTTAGCATTGTCAATCGGGCGTTC encodes:
- a CDS encoding amidase; the encoded protein is MSLLHLDTSVNFAQGSSPALAPHAGMNYIGRPSIPIARIEEKRRPSLASKKTVTARASETQEEYGLPIIADNQEREGLAAILPLPCLSGYCGVVRGLERPRRKSVAWSCPVFPYEGGPGASAPQRINLTFCFRHKLDTNLYKLVPGLLIRLRCQIMAPSTASTHRDIGPEVDLIPRSEPENGPDSEATAYTVHSRSIMSSETRKKFINYPLPIPGSVTDAIRPPIPYKNVRKSNPPLRGWLLVIAAWAMECLWFIRSFIWSNAGFGSLRKIRKHIEDAEPRYDPTVLPLPTDEAKDPAVLHRESAVKAKPHPLKYYSVNDYHEMYLSGVVTPLAVARAILPLIRRDTNPPGEHSIAWFDTKVSQVLAAAEASTKRYKEGRSLGPLDGVPTAVKDEYEIDGYRTCLGSRNDYTTPAAPGQSITSWCVKKLEDAGAVVLGKLSMHEFGLDTTGNNPIYGTPRNPYNRGYYTGGSSSGAGYAVATGLVPVALGSDGGGSIRIPSSMCGVYGLKPTHGRISFHPCPNHSNSCAVNGPIAADIESLATYFETIGAPHPDSQFIQASPFILSPSEKRGKVLGIPEAWFAQADPAIQRMCRTMIAKLVTHHGYVTVPIDIPFLVEGQFAHAMTVLTDGATLLPETKNLTPANRILLAIGRVTSAMDYLLAQKLRGLLMQHLAHLWRMYPGMIIVTPTTSCAGWPIMHEGELTHGVSDGDRTIRSMEYVWMGNFCGLPGVTMPAGYVVPHDQLGAGGEAGGEAGGDTVGKVPIGLMGMGEWTDEHSLLEFGLDAEELFAKERCRPPNWIDVIQRAKDDMAKNGEDSLIDL
- a CDS encoding smr domain-containing protein, which encodes MPFSCGNVRGASVNNASRETRMEHRIPLPTSNILLFRGVPFLVADQAGANRTPDPASGREPLARAYPKDGPLMSCHGLEGMKSSVEVRIEDVRCTECPKMVGYPDGGMFLHQPHDPMLRFRFPQPRPQSHIPIGVDKQRLFNHSLAFEHPSAKDSPLQKPTSTTTTKKRPACVITTIASSARLFATRLLAHSTVATQLISVLACNYCCLSDSLDRLGLLVVLTTRDLVAKYLFAAFPSSMTNDLVAEFPLLDPTVVIAIASEIDLEDASQLTDVRGMLQSIEQNVLVEEASGFNASGVPDTISSGDGGVDARDSSTVSEGLQPRDSDSSGTRLTSPPPSEPDYDVPRIATFDGDSDQEKLLQLQDMFSDLKPHDVSFALKKAKGDFQAALETLLNIQYLESIGERPKGIDGFADSGLSQKASGKKKAKGKKRKDLRTDLSSSSSSINETSPVIDENERVEKILFIVEKLDLPFDEVSDVFDARKGSTELTIIEFLDRFVKQGVGAWTGEDEHRKQYIQELKKQFRHIPEQYLSPLDEVTRSDHQWTEEVATLLNRYYGKLPAKRLDINYKLAPLTTEELEGSSDGWQKVASPKTSLMLPIGRPLNSPVLLNSPSSGPRTYQQAMDTAGMYREASSHSYTTAGQVYKKGHLYRQAAGYYADRGREEARSFAKAKSVAADIHVSSTSSGKSIDLHGVEVADGVRIARERVWDWWNGLGEYRARKAAEGFTIVTGRGLHSAGGVSRLRQGVIAALVNDGWKVSIETGSYRMALACVNLASLGPASRASDASEQAPALSNCPETCIAVARIVNRAFERANNIGRILGEDDIPLEISTQCTAQLPSRRMFDHEVLLDMSMFDFKQFKPLAYAYLSVPSTPEDGTLVRFATITTVTVTTSKPKPDPNDTKTTDTCQSFSKEKIRIAPPLGVSLHPVKVDLQAPEFRTTSVDERLGDPAWRSRGVPPRLSGPFVAIGEECGRGSVCWLEGWEPSWVRVRFQGVLTLTGVHPTISLGYGSVCMLWF